In one Candidatus Thermoplasmatota archaeon genomic region, the following are encoded:
- a CDS encoding FG-GAP-like repeat-containing protein — protein sequence MNAKSIGIVILISLLLNGFVFAIPCDTGSKESFFHEEHGAAEPQAFQADDEYGIQWEKDYGKLWWWSARYEGPQPVGDADNDGKNELLIGGRDPFMRVMKWDESKQTYYEQQKIIDPVFGIGYGIWVRLGSNYYNVPQPFGSATGFSIADIDNDGENEIGVAWGCHFSAFKWNGQRYQLMGRYIVISERQGQYGTTLDCVVGDYDNDGKNEVIVTGGYDVTPELVAIQWDGNEFVEEASWSDDDRGAIFFPWIADVDGDGKNEVICGAGRKLVVLDWNGEEFVSTVLAKFNHHVFGCVAKDSDGDGIPEIHVTFRYPELQIWKWNGSGYEKIWEEIWYGEEDTIEAIDIGDVDDDGIPEVCVGTNYIHILQWNGSSYEEEHIITNTYGLLAVTCVGDFDNDGKNEINAGAVGVSEGESYMSWIFKYGWS from the coding sequence ATGAACGCAAAGTCAATCGGAATTGTGATACTCATTTCTCTTTTACTAAACGGCTTTGTATTTGCGATACCATGTGATACGGGCAGTAAGGAGAGTTTTTTTCATGAAGAACATGGTGCTGCAGAACCCCAGGCTTTTCAGGCAGATGATGAATACGGAATTCAATGGGAAAAGGATTACGGCAAACTCTGGTGGTGGTCAGCCCGATATGAAGGCCCGCAGCCCGTGGGCGACGCGGACAATGACGGTAAAAATGAATTGCTCATAGGGGGTAGAGATCCTTTCATGCGTGTAATGAAATGGGATGAGAGTAAGCAGACATATTATGAACAGCAAAAAATTATTGATCCGGTATTTGGCATTGGCTACGGCATATGGGTTCGCTTGGGAAGCAATTATTACAATGTACCACAGCCGTTTGGTTCAGCTACTGGCTTCAGCATTGCCGACATTGACAATGATGGGGAGAATGAAATCGGCGTTGCATGGGGTTGCCATTTTTCTGCATTCAAGTGGAACGGGCAGCGATACCAACTCATGGGACGGTACATTGTAATCTCCGAGAGGCAGGGTCAATATGGAACAACACTTGATTGTGTAGTGGGAGATTATGACAATGATGGGAAAAACGAAGTTATTGTTACTGGAGGGTATGATGTCACTCCAGAATTGGTGGCGATACAATGGGACGGAAATGAATTTGTTGAAGAAGCGTCGTGGAGCGACGATGACCGCGGTGCCATATTTTTCCCCTGGATTGCAGATGTCGATGGCGATGGAAAAAATGAGGTGATATGCGGGGCCGGCAGAAAATTGGTTGTTCTTGACTGGAATGGGGAAGAATTTGTATCGACAGTCCTTGCCAAATTCAACCATCATGTTTTTGGTTGTGTGGCCAAAGACAGCGATGGAGACGGCATTCCAGAGATACATGTCACTTTCAGGTACCCGGAATTGCAGATATGGAAATGGAATGGAAGCGGCTACGAAAAAATATGGGAAGAAATATGGTACGGTGAAGAGGATACAATAGAGGCAATAGATATCGGGGATGTAGACGATGACGGTATTCCCGAAGTATGTGTTGGCACAAATTACATACATATACTGCAGTGGAACGGAAGCAGTTACGAGGAAGAGCACATTATAACGAATACGTACGGTCTGCTTGCTGTAACATGTGTTGGTGACTTTGACAATGACGGCAAAAACGAGATAAATGCAGGGGCAGTAGGTGTTTCGGAAGGTGAATCGTACATGTCGTGGATTTTTAAGTACGGGTGGAGCTGA